One Leifsonia shinshuensis DNA window includes the following coding sequences:
- the paaD gene encoding 1,2-phenylacetyl-CoA epoxidase subunit PaaD, with amino-acid sequence MTGHAAEAGRAWAAAAAVLDPEVPVLTIDDLGVLREVTVTDTGVDVVLTPTYSGCPAMDAIREDVVRALAAEGFSDVRVSLALAPAWTTDWISDHGRAALRDYGIAPPPGTGPVRLTLAIKCPHCGSLKTREISHFGSTACKALFVCDGCGEPFDHFKAL; translated from the coding sequence GTGACCGGGCACGCGGCCGAGGCCGGCCGGGCCTGGGCGGCCGCCGCGGCGGTGCTCGACCCCGAAGTCCCCGTACTGACCATCGACGACCTGGGCGTGCTGCGCGAGGTCACCGTGACCGACACCGGCGTGGACGTCGTGCTCACCCCGACCTACTCGGGCTGCCCGGCGATGGACGCGATCCGGGAGGACGTGGTGCGCGCGCTCGCGGCCGAGGGCTTCTCCGACGTGCGGGTCAGCCTCGCGCTCGCTCCGGCGTGGACGACGGACTGGATCAGCGACCACGGCCGCGCCGCGCTGCGCGACTACGGCATCGCGCCGCCGCCCGGCACCGGCCCGGTGCGGCTCACGCTCGCGATCAAGTGCCCGCACTGCGGCTCGCTGAAGACCAGGGAGATCTCGCACTTCGGCTCCACCGCGTGCAAGGCGCTCTTCGTCTGCGACGGGTGCGGCGAGCCGTTCGACCACTTCAAGGCACTGTGA
- a CDS encoding enoyl-CoA hydratase/isomerase family protein — MTEPTTLLVAEGADRVVATLNRPERRNAIDQRMVDELHELCEDLERDPRILILTGSEGVFASGADIAELRERTAADARRGINATIFIRIAELPMPVIAALDGYALGGGAELAYAADFRLGTPRLRIGNPETSLGIIAAAGALWRLPQLVGEPLAAEITLAGRVLNGEEALAAGLVSDLFEPGELLAGAHALADRIAKNDPLATQYTKRVLRAPLSDHPRAEREAQAVLFESAEKHRRMTEFLERRKR; from the coding sequence ATGACCGAGCCGACGACCCTCCTCGTCGCCGAGGGCGCCGACCGCGTGGTCGCGACGCTGAACCGTCCCGAGCGGCGCAACGCGATCGACCAGCGGATGGTGGACGAGCTGCACGAGCTGTGCGAGGACCTGGAGCGCGATCCGCGCATCCTGATCCTCACCGGTTCGGAGGGCGTCTTCGCGTCCGGCGCCGACATCGCCGAGCTGCGTGAGCGCACGGCGGCCGACGCCCGCCGCGGGATCAACGCGACGATCTTCATCCGGATCGCGGAGCTGCCGATGCCGGTGATCGCAGCCCTCGACGGCTATGCGCTGGGCGGCGGCGCCGAACTCGCCTACGCGGCGGACTTCCGGCTCGGCACCCCGCGGCTGCGGATCGGGAACCCGGAGACCTCGCTCGGGATCATCGCGGCCGCCGGCGCGCTGTGGCGGCTGCCGCAGCTGGTCGGCGAACCGCTCGCGGCCGAGATCACCCTGGCGGGCCGCGTGCTGAACGGCGAGGAGGCGCTGGCGGCCGGGCTCGTGAGCGACCTGTTCGAGCCGGGTGAACTGCTCGCGGGCGCGCACGCCCTGGCCGACCGGATCGCGAAGAACGACCCGCTCGCGACGCAGTACACGAAGCGCGTCCTCCGCGCGCCGCTGAGCGACCATCCGCGGGCCGAGCGGGAGGCGCAGGCCGTGCTGTTCGAGTCGGCGGAGAAGCACAGGCGGATGACGGAGTTCCTGGAGCGGAGGAAGCGATGA
- the paaA gene encoding 1,2-phenylacetyl-CoA epoxidase subunit PaaA, protein MTNATETTIPTDDDAAGEALFEQLIAADSRIEPRDWMPDAYRRTLIRQMSQHAHSEIIGMQPEANWISRAPSLKRKAILMAKVQDEAGHGLYLYSATQTLGITRDEMTEQLITGAAKYSSIFNYPTLSWADIGAIGWLVDGAAICNQVPLCRCSYAPYGRAMVRICKEESFHQRQGFEILLTLMRGTPEQQRMAQDAVNRWYWPSLMMFGPPDADSPNSARSMAWKIKRFSNDELRQRFVGMLVPQAEALGVTFPDPDLKWNEERQAYDLGEIDWSELQRVIAGDGPCNAQRLQRRRDAHEDGAWVREAAAAYAEKKAQKARTQEVAA, encoded by the coding sequence ATGACGAACGCAACGGAGACCACCATCCCCACCGACGACGACGCGGCAGGCGAGGCCCTGTTCGAGCAGCTCATCGCCGCCGATTCCCGCATCGAGCCGCGCGACTGGATGCCTGACGCCTACCGGCGCACGCTCATCCGGCAGATGTCGCAGCACGCGCACTCCGAGATCATCGGAATGCAGCCGGAGGCCAACTGGATCAGCCGCGCCCCGAGCCTCAAGCGCAAGGCCATCCTGATGGCCAAGGTGCAGGACGAGGCGGGCCACGGCCTCTACCTCTACTCCGCGACGCAGACGCTCGGCATCACGCGCGACGAGATGACAGAGCAGCTCATCACCGGCGCCGCCAAGTACTCCTCGATCTTCAACTACCCGACCCTGAGCTGGGCCGACATCGGCGCGATCGGCTGGCTGGTCGACGGCGCGGCGATCTGCAACCAGGTGCCGCTGTGCCGGTGCTCGTACGCCCCGTACGGCCGCGCTATGGTGCGGATCTGCAAGGAGGAGTCGTTCCACCAGCGGCAGGGCTTCGAGATCCTGCTCACGCTCATGCGCGGCACGCCGGAGCAGCAGCGGATGGCGCAGGACGCGGTGAACCGCTGGTACTGGCCGTCGCTGATGATGTTCGGGCCGCCGGACGCCGACTCCCCCAACTCCGCGCGCTCGATGGCGTGGAAGATCAAGCGGTTCTCCAACGACGAGCTGCGGCAGCGGTTCGTCGGGATGCTCGTCCCGCAGGCCGAGGCGCTCGGCGTGACCTTCCCCGACCCGGACCTGAAGTGGAACGAGGAGCGCCAGGCCTACGACCTCGGCGAGATCGACTGGAGCGAGCTGCAGCGCGTCATCGCCGGCGACGGCCCGTGCAACGCGCAGCGGCTGCAGCGCCGACGCGACGCGCACGAGGACGGCGCGTGGGTGCGCGAGGCGGCCGCAGCCTATGCGGAGAAGAAAGCTCAGAAGGCCCGGACCCAGGAGGTCGCGGCATGA
- the paaE gene encoding 1,2-phenylacetyl-CoA epoxidase subunit PaaE gives MARARFHTLAVADVRPLTAASVEVTFAVPEELHGEYDYLPGQHVALRATVEGKELRRSYSICRPPLPGRISVAIKRDLGGAFSTWATSELRAGDRIDVMSPQGTFTIDLGALDGVHVAGIAAGSGITPLMALASSVLAASDTSSFTLVYTNRTAIDVMFLEELADLKDRYPSRLALHHVLSREQRSAPLLSGRIDEDRLRTILDALLPPDTVDQWFLCGPFELVQLCRDVLETYDVPRSSVHFELFTTGEPGEVRGDVGHPVVVHDGEKTAEIEFTLDGQTTTVTTPVDANESVLNAALRVRPDVPFACTGGVCGTCRARLLSGDVRMTENYALEPEELEAGYVLTCQSHPLTEKVAVDYDV, from the coding sequence ATGGCGCGTGCGCGATTCCACACGCTCGCGGTCGCCGACGTGCGCCCGCTGACCGCCGCGAGCGTCGAGGTGACCTTCGCGGTCCCCGAGGAGCTGCACGGCGAGTACGACTACCTGCCCGGCCAGCACGTGGCCCTCCGCGCGACCGTCGAGGGCAAGGAGCTCCGGCGCAGCTACTCGATCTGCCGGCCGCCGCTGCCCGGCCGGATCAGCGTCGCGATCAAGCGCGACCTGGGCGGCGCGTTCTCCACCTGGGCGACCAGCGAGCTGCGCGCGGGCGACCGGATCGACGTGATGAGCCCGCAGGGGACGTTCACGATCGACCTCGGGGCGCTCGACGGCGTCCACGTCGCCGGCATCGCGGCCGGGTCGGGCATCACGCCGCTGATGGCGCTGGCCTCCAGCGTGCTGGCGGCCTCCGACACCAGCTCGTTCACGCTCGTCTACACGAACCGCACGGCGATCGACGTGATGTTCCTGGAGGAGCTGGCCGACCTCAAGGACCGCTACCCGTCGCGCCTCGCGCTGCACCACGTGCTCTCCCGCGAGCAGCGCTCCGCTCCCCTGCTCTCCGGCCGGATCGACGAGGATCGGCTGCGCACCATCCTCGACGCACTGCTGCCGCCGGACACGGTCGACCAGTGGTTCCTGTGCGGACCGTTCGAGCTGGTGCAGCTCTGCCGCGACGTGCTGGAGACCTACGACGTGCCGCGGTCCAGCGTCCACTTCGAGCTGTTCACCACCGGCGAGCCGGGCGAGGTCCGCGGCGACGTCGGCCACCCCGTCGTCGTGCACGACGGCGAGAAGACTGCGGAGATCGAGTTCACGCTCGACGGCCAGACCACGACGGTGACCACGCCGGTGGACGCCAACGAGTCGGTCCTCAACGCCGCGCTGCGGGTGCGGCCGGACGTGCCGTTCGCCTGCACCGGCGGCGTCTGCGGGACCTGCCGCGCGCGCCTGCTCTCCGGCGACGTGCGGATGACCGAGAACTACGCGCTCGAGCCGGAGGAGCTGGAGGCCGGGTACGTGCTCACCTGCCAGTCGCACCCGCTCACCGAGAAGGTCGCAGTGGACTATGACGTCTGA
- a CDS encoding TetR/AcrR family transcriptional regulator has protein sequence MTDTRTAEPLRRGRPGYDQRGILEVAVAAFNEHGYDATSIGMLAERLGLSKSAIYHHVASKDELLALALDEALDGLEGALRSAEETTGTAADRLAQVLREAVLVLADRLPYVTLLLRVRGNTEVERAALQRRRAFDHAVAALVAEARDEGSLRVEADPAVVARLLFGMINSLTEWYDPAGPVTPGELADTILALALRTPA, from the coding sequence GTGACCGACACCCGGACGGCCGAGCCCCTGCGCCGGGGCCGGCCCGGCTACGACCAGCGCGGCATCCTCGAAGTCGCCGTGGCCGCCTTCAACGAGCACGGATACGACGCGACCTCCATCGGGATGCTGGCCGAGCGGCTCGGGCTGTCCAAGTCGGCGATCTACCACCACGTCGCCTCCAAGGACGAACTGCTCGCCCTTGCGCTCGACGAGGCCCTCGACGGTCTGGAGGGCGCGCTGCGCTCGGCCGAGGAGACCACGGGCACCGCCGCCGACCGGCTCGCGCAGGTGCTCCGCGAGGCCGTGCTCGTGCTGGCCGACCGCCTCCCGTACGTGACCCTGCTGCTGCGCGTGCGCGGCAACACCGAGGTCGAGCGGGCTGCGCTGCAGCGCCGGCGCGCGTTCGACCACGCCGTCGCCGCCCTGGTGGCGGAGGCGCGCGACGAGGGCTCGCTGCGGGTGGAGGCCGACCCGGCCGTGGTCGCCCGCCTCCTGTTCGGCATGATCAACTCGCTGACCGAGTGGTACGACCCCGCGGGACCCGTCACACCCGGCGAGCTGGCCGACACGATCCTCGCCCTCGCCCTGCGCACCCCCGCCTGA
- a CDS encoding PaaI family thioesterase, with translation MGVRILEQSAERVVATMPVAGNRQSFGLLHGGASVAFAEALGSWAAVIHAGPGRSAVGLDINATHHRSARSGLVTGVATAIRLGRKVTSHEVVLTDEDGNRLCTVRITNLIVDAPERA, from the coding sequence ATGGGCGTGCGCATCCTGGAGCAATCCGCGGAGCGCGTCGTCGCGACGATGCCGGTGGCGGGCAACCGCCAGTCGTTCGGGCTGCTGCACGGCGGCGCCTCTGTGGCGTTCGCGGAGGCTCTCGGCTCGTGGGCGGCCGTCATCCACGCCGGGCCCGGCCGCAGCGCCGTCGGGCTCGACATCAACGCCACGCACCACCGGTCGGCGCGCAGCGGTCTGGTGACCGGCGTCGCGACCGCCATCCGGCTCGGCAGGAAGGTGACCTCGCACGAGGTGGTCCTGACCGACGAGGACGGCAACCGGCTGTGCACCGTGCGCATCACGAACCTCATCGTGGACGCTCCGGAGCGCGCGTGA
- the paaZ gene encoding phenylacetic acid degradation bifunctional protein PaaZ, whose translation MSLPSYLRDQWWSPASDDGAAEVRDASTGELVARVSAEGADLAGALDYARTVGQASLGELTFHQRAVLLKRMAQVLTERKQELYDLSARAGATRTDAWIDVDGGIGALFTYSSKGRRELPNAQVVVDGPAESLAKDGSFLGQHIFTRLPGVAVQINAFNFPVWGLLEKFAPSFLAGMPTLAKPATPTAYVAEAMVRILVESGLLPAGTLQLVSGGVPGLFDHLRLGDLVAFTGSASTAERLRAHDAVQTGGVRFTSETDSINASVLGPDAQQGTPEFDAYVKQLVVELTAKAGQKCTAIRRAIVPAAAVEAVLGAVRSRIEERVVVGDPRAEGVTMGPLASREQRAEVLRQVARLVEAGGELAIGGLDQPSVRRGDGSVGVELEGAFVAPIVLRFADARTPEAHTVEAFGPVAAVLPYETAAEAAQLVALGGGSLVTSAATHDPAFARELVMGTAAYNGRILLLDRDDARTSTGHGSPMPHLVHGGPGRAGGGEELGGIRAVLGHMQRTAIQGSPDLLTAVTGVWHEGAAAATDGPHPFRKSLATLRIGDQVQSESRRVTLDDIETFATFTGDTFYAHMDEEAAAANPFFPGRVAHGYLLVSWAAGLFVDPAPGPVLANYGLENLRFITPVSPGDSIRVALTAKQITPRETDEYGEVRWDARILNQKDELVASYDVLTLVAKE comes from the coding sequence ATGAGTCTGCCCAGCTACCTGCGCGATCAGTGGTGGAGCCCCGCGTCCGACGACGGCGCGGCCGAGGTGCGCGACGCCTCTACCGGCGAACTCGTCGCCCGGGTCAGCGCAGAGGGCGCCGACCTGGCGGGAGCGCTCGACTACGCGCGCACGGTCGGCCAGGCTTCGCTCGGCGAGCTGACCTTCCACCAGCGCGCGGTGCTGCTGAAGCGGATGGCGCAGGTGCTGACCGAGCGCAAGCAGGAGCTGTACGACCTCTCCGCCCGGGCCGGCGCCACCCGGACGGACGCCTGGATCGACGTGGACGGCGGCATCGGAGCCCTGTTCACCTACTCCTCGAAGGGCCGCCGCGAGCTCCCGAACGCGCAGGTCGTCGTGGACGGCCCTGCGGAGTCGCTGGCGAAGGACGGCTCCTTCCTCGGCCAGCACATCTTCACCCGGCTGCCCGGCGTCGCCGTGCAGATCAACGCGTTCAACTTCCCGGTCTGGGGGCTGCTGGAGAAGTTCGCGCCGTCCTTCCTGGCCGGGATGCCGACGCTCGCGAAGCCGGCGACGCCGACCGCGTACGTGGCGGAGGCGATGGTGCGCATTCTGGTCGAGTCCGGCCTGCTGCCCGCCGGGACGCTGCAGCTCGTCAGCGGCGGCGTCCCCGGGCTGTTCGACCACCTGCGGCTGGGCGACCTGGTGGCGTTCACCGGGTCGGCTTCCACCGCCGAGCGGCTGCGCGCGCACGACGCGGTGCAGACCGGCGGGGTGCGGTTCACGAGCGAGACGGACTCCATCAACGCGTCGGTGCTCGGTCCGGACGCCCAGCAGGGGACACCCGAGTTCGACGCCTACGTCAAGCAGCTGGTGGTCGAGCTGACCGCCAAGGCCGGCCAGAAGTGCACGGCGATCCGGCGCGCGATCGTCCCGGCGGCCGCCGTGGAGGCCGTGCTCGGGGCGGTCCGCTCGCGGATCGAGGAGCGCGTCGTGGTCGGTGATCCGCGTGCGGAGGGCGTCACCATGGGCCCGCTCGCCTCGCGCGAGCAGCGCGCGGAGGTGCTGCGCCAGGTGGCGCGCCTGGTGGAGGCCGGCGGCGAGCTCGCGATCGGCGGGCTGGACCAGCCGAGCGTCCGCCGCGGAGACGGCAGCGTCGGAGTCGAGCTGGAGGGCGCCTTCGTCGCCCCGATCGTGCTGCGCTTCGCCGACGCCCGCACGCCGGAGGCGCACACCGTGGAGGCCTTCGGCCCGGTCGCGGCCGTGCTGCCGTACGAGACGGCGGCGGAGGCGGCGCAGCTCGTCGCGCTCGGCGGCGGCTCGCTCGTGACCAGCGCTGCGACGCACGATCCGGCGTTCGCCCGCGAACTGGTGATGGGGACCGCGGCGTACAACGGCCGCATCCTCCTGCTCGACCGCGACGACGCGCGCACCTCCACCGGGCACGGCTCGCCGATGCCGCACCTCGTCCACGGCGGCCCGGGCCGCGCGGGCGGCGGCGAGGAGCTGGGCGGCATCCGGGCGGTGCTGGGCCACATGCAGCGCACGGCCATCCAGGGCTCCCCCGACCTCCTCACGGCCGTGACCGGCGTGTGGCACGAGGGCGCCGCCGCCGCGACCGACGGGCCGCACCCGTTCCGCAAGTCGCTCGCGACGCTGCGGATCGGCGACCAGGTGCAGTCGGAGTCGCGCCGCGTCACGCTGGACGACATCGAGACGTTCGCGACCTTCACCGGCGACACGTTCTACGCGCACATGGACGAGGAGGCCGCGGCCGCGAATCCGTTCTTCCCCGGCCGCGTCGCGCACGGCTACCTGCTGGTGTCGTGGGCGGCCGGGCTGTTCGTGGACCCGGCTCCCGGGCCCGTGCTGGCGAACTACGGGCTGGAGAACCTGCGGTTCATCACGCCGGTCTCGCCCGGCGACAGCATCCGGGTGGCGCTGACAGCCAAGCAGATCACGCCGCGCGAGACGGACGAGTACGGCGAGGTGCGCTGGGACGCGCGCATCCTCAACCAGAAGGACGAGCTCGTCGCCTCCTACGACGTCCTCACCCTCGTCGCGAAGGAGTAG
- the paaB gene encoding 1,2-phenylacetyl-CoA epoxidase subunit PaaB has product MTADKPSTDKHGAHEVWPLWEVFVRASRGLSHVHVGSLHAPDEELAVRNARDLYTRRGEGVSIWVVRSDAITASDPDAKDAFFTSPEGKNFRHATYYTESEGVKHL; this is encoded by the coding sequence ATGACCGCCGACAAGCCCAGCACCGACAAGCACGGGGCCCACGAGGTCTGGCCGCTCTGGGAGGTCTTCGTGCGCGCCTCCCGCGGCCTCAGCCACGTCCACGTCGGCTCGCTGCACGCTCCGGATGAGGAGCTGGCGGTGCGCAACGCCCGCGACCTCTACACCCGTCGCGGCGAGGGCGTCTCGATCTGGGTGGTCCGCTCCGACGCGATCACCGCGAGCGACCCGGACGCCAAGGACGCCTTCTTCACCTCGCCGGAGGGCAAAAACTTCCGGCACGCCACCTACTACACGGAGAGCGAAGGGGTGAAGCACCTGTGA
- a CDS encoding thiolase family protein: MPEAYLVGGVRTAVGRYGGALAGVRSDDLAALVVAEAVRRADVDGSALDDVMLGAANQAGEDNRNVARMAALLAGLPDTVPGVTVNRLCASGLSAVTLAGQAIRAGDADLIVAGGVESMTRAPWVQAKPARPWAKPGPQFDTSIGWRFTNPRFLERDKATYSMPETAEEVARLDGISREDADAFALQSHRRAAAATDAGRFAGEIIPVTTAAGEVTADESIRRDTDAAALAALRPVVAGGSVVTAGNSSPLNDGASAIVVASGDAVQRYGLRPRARIVASASAGVAPEVMGLGPVPATNRALERAGLELGEIGSIELNEAFAAQAIACLRRLGLDDDSGRARVNADGGAIALGHALGSSGARILVTLLGRMEREQSRYGLATMCVGVGQGAALIVEAL; encoded by the coding sequence ATGCCCGAGGCCTACCTCGTCGGCGGTGTCCGTACCGCGGTCGGACGCTATGGCGGAGCATTGGCGGGCGTCCGGTCCGACGACCTCGCCGCCCTCGTCGTCGCCGAGGCGGTGCGGCGCGCGGACGTGGACGGGTCGGCGCTCGACGACGTCATGCTCGGCGCCGCGAACCAGGCGGGCGAGGACAACCGGAACGTGGCGCGCATGGCCGCGCTGCTGGCCGGCCTCCCCGACACCGTGCCGGGCGTCACGGTCAACCGGCTCTGCGCGTCCGGCCTCAGCGCCGTGACCCTGGCCGGTCAGGCGATCCGCGCGGGCGACGCCGACCTGATCGTGGCGGGCGGAGTGGAGTCGATGACCCGGGCGCCCTGGGTGCAGGCGAAGCCCGCGCGCCCGTGGGCGAAGCCGGGGCCGCAGTTCGACACCTCCATCGGCTGGCGCTTCACCAACCCGCGGTTCCTGGAGCGCGACAAGGCCACCTACTCGATGCCGGAGACGGCGGAGGAGGTCGCCCGGCTCGACGGGATCAGCCGGGAGGACGCCGACGCGTTCGCCCTGCAGAGCCACCGGCGCGCGGCGGCGGCGACCGACGCGGGTCGCTTCGCCGGCGAGATCATCCCGGTCACGACCGCCGCCGGGGAGGTCACGGCCGACGAGAGCATCCGCCGCGACACCGACGCGGCGGCCCTCGCTGCGCTGCGGCCGGTGGTCGCGGGCGGCAGCGTGGTCACAGCGGGCAACTCCTCGCCGCTGAACGACGGCGCCTCCGCCATCGTGGTCGCGAGCGGCGACGCCGTGCAGCGCTACGGCCTCCGCCCGCGCGCCAGGATCGTCGCCTCGGCGAGCGCCGGCGTCGCGCCGGAGGTGATGGGGCTCGGCCCGGTCCCCGCGACCAACCGGGCGCTGGAGCGCGCCGGCCTGGAGCTCGGCGAGATCGGCAGCATCGAGCTCAACGAGGCGTTCGCCGCCCAGGCGATCGCGTGCCTGCGCCGGCTCGGCCTCGACGACGACAGCGGCCGGGCGCGCGTGAACGCCGACGGCGGGGCGATCGCGCTCGGGCACGCACTCGGGTCCAGCGGCGCGCGCATCCTCGTGACGCTGCTCGGCCGGATGGAGCGCGAGCAGTCCCGGTACGGCCTGGCGACGATGTGCGTCGGCGTCGGCCAGGGCGCGGCCCTGATCGTGGAGGCGCTGTGA
- the paaC gene encoding 1,2-phenylacetyl-CoA epoxidase subunit PaaC, protein MSDSHDHGHDDDQHGHVELSTVTLSAEFVADEATASPDVAEYALWLGDDSLVLAQRLGWWISRAPELEEDVALANIALDLLGHARSLLRYAGSATERSEDDLAYWRDEQDFRSAHLFEQPNGDFAHTIVRQVAVAHYLFELYERLRASEDAVLAAIAGKAVKEVAYHCDHADQWVLRLALGTDESRRRTLTAFDDLWPYVAELFRDEPLMDRLEGVAPRPSTLRDAFDAAVAPILAEAELELPSTFTAAGGGREGRHSEHLAPLLAEMQVLTRSHPGATW, encoded by the coding sequence GTGAGCGACAGCCACGACCACGGCCACGACGACGACCAGCACGGCCACGTCGAGCTCAGCACCGTGACCCTGTCGGCCGAGTTCGTCGCCGACGAAGCCACGGCCTCCCCCGACGTCGCGGAGTACGCGCTCTGGCTGGGAGACGACTCCCTCGTGCTCGCCCAGCGGCTCGGCTGGTGGATCTCCCGCGCTCCCGAGCTGGAGGAGGACGTCGCGCTCGCGAACATCGCCCTGGACCTGCTCGGCCACGCCCGGTCGCTGCTGCGTTACGCCGGCAGCGCCACCGAACGGTCGGAGGACGATCTGGCCTACTGGCGCGACGAGCAGGACTTCCGCTCCGCGCACCTCTTCGAGCAGCCGAACGGCGACTTCGCGCACACCATCGTGCGGCAGGTCGCCGTCGCCCACTACCTGTTCGAGCTGTACGAGCGGCTGCGCGCTTCCGAGGACGCGGTGCTCGCCGCGATCGCCGGCAAGGCGGTCAAGGAGGTCGCCTACCACTGCGACCACGCCGACCAGTGGGTGCTGCGACTCGCGCTCGGCACCGACGAGTCGCGCCGCCGCACGCTCACCGCGTTCGACGACCTCTGGCCGTACGTCGCCGAGCTGTTCCGCGACGAGCCGCTGATGGACCGGCTGGAGGGCGTGGCCCCGCGGCCGTCGACGCTGCGCGACGCGTTCGACGCCGCGGTCGCGCCGATCCTGGCGGAGGCCGAGCTGGAACTCCCGTCGACGTTCACCGCGGCCGGCGGCGGACGCGAGGGCCGGCACTCCGAGCACCTGGCCCCGCTGCTGGCCGAGATGCAGGTGCTCACCCGCTCGCACCCCGGAGCGACCTGGTGA
- a CDS encoding enoyl-CoA hydratase/isomerase family protein: MIELGIQDGIARVTLNAPERLNALGPDDLRALDAAYAEAEAAGVRALVLRGEGRSFCAGRDIAGVDPATDDVTGYLDGLVTPLLRRMSAFPAPTFAAVRGAALGVGLGLLVATDVVYVAEDAKVGSPFAALGAALDSGGHWLLVSRLGPHRALDLIYSGRLISGAEAVAGGLFSRALPSGEVEAAAEEAATAAARGATQAFLASKRIVAGLRDGDLDLWSSVAAENAAQAELRETADYREGFAAFQQKRRPDFRGR, translated from the coding sequence GTGATCGAGCTCGGCATCCAGGACGGCATCGCGCGCGTCACGCTGAACGCGCCGGAGCGGCTCAACGCGCTCGGCCCGGACGACCTCCGCGCCCTCGACGCCGCCTACGCCGAGGCCGAGGCCGCCGGGGTGCGCGCGCTCGTGCTGCGTGGCGAGGGCCGCTCGTTCTGCGCCGGCCGCGACATCGCGGGCGTCGACCCGGCGACGGACGACGTGACCGGCTACCTCGACGGTCTCGTGACGCCGCTGCTGCGCCGGATGAGCGCCTTCCCGGCCCCGACCTTCGCCGCCGTCCGCGGCGCGGCGCTCGGCGTCGGCCTCGGCCTGCTGGTCGCGACCGACGTCGTCTACGTCGCCGAGGACGCCAAGGTCGGCTCGCCGTTCGCCGCCCTGGGCGCCGCCCTCGACTCGGGCGGCCACTGGCTGCTGGTCTCCCGGCTCGGCCCGCACCGCGCGCTCGACCTCATCTACTCCGGCCGGCTGATCTCCGGAGCGGAGGCCGTGGCGGGCGGGCTGTTCAGCCGCGCGCTACCGTCCGGCGAGGTGGAGGCCGCGGCGGAGGAGGCCGCGACAGCCGCCGCACGCGGGGCGACGCAAGCCTTCCTGGCGAGCAAGCGCATCGTCGCCGGCCTGCGCGACGGCGACCTCGACCTCTGGTCGTCGGTCGCCGCCGAGAACGCCGCGCAGGCGGAGCTCCGCGAAACCGCCGACTACCGCGAGGGCTTCGCCGCCTTCCAGCAGAAGCGGCGACCGGACTTCCGCGGTCGTTGA
- a CDS encoding 3-hydroxyacyl-CoA dehydrogenase family protein — MSDRTAGVPGRVGVPEHVGVIGGGRMGAGIAHAFLMAGARVAVVERDAASADGARERVEAAVDGSVRRGATAPAADRLIATTSWDALRGAALVVEAVPELPELKHDALRRAEELLEPDAVLASNTSSLSIDGLAESLNRPGGFLGMHFFNPVPASALVEVVAGQATAPSAVDLATGWVAALGKTPIVVRDSPGFASSRLGVLLGLEAVRMVEEGVASPEAIDAAMTLGYKHPVGPLRLTDIVGLDVRLDIADYLAGELGPRFEPPALLRRMVADGLLGRKSGRGFYDWSGDEAAGGSPLTRAPERPR, encoded by the coding sequence ATGAGCGACCGGACGGCAGGCGTCCCCGGGCGGGTCGGCGTCCCCGAGCACGTCGGAGTGATCGGCGGCGGCCGCATGGGCGCCGGCATCGCGCACGCGTTCCTGATGGCCGGCGCCCGGGTCGCCGTCGTCGAGCGCGACGCCGCCTCGGCCGACGGCGCCCGTGAACGGGTGGAGGCCGCCGTCGACGGCAGCGTCCGACGCGGCGCGACCGCCCCGGCCGCCGACCGCCTGATCGCCACGACCTCCTGGGACGCCCTGCGCGGCGCCGCCCTCGTGGTGGAGGCCGTGCCCGAGCTCCCCGAGCTCAAGCACGACGCCCTCCGCCGCGCCGAAGAGCTGCTGGAGCCGGACGCCGTGCTGGCGAGCAACACCTCCTCGCTCTCCATCGACGGCCTCGCCGAGTCGCTGAACCGGCCGGGCGGCTTCCTCGGCATGCACTTCTTCAACCCCGTGCCGGCCTCTGCGCTGGTGGAGGTCGTGGCCGGGCAGGCGACCGCGCCGAGCGCCGTCGACCTCGCCACCGGCTGGGTGGCCGCGCTCGGCAAGACGCCGATCGTGGTGCGCGACTCCCCCGGCTTCGCGTCGTCGCGGCTCGGCGTGCTGCTCGGACTGGAGGCGGTGCGGATGGTCGAGGAGGGCGTCGCCTCCCCGGAGGCCATCGACGCGGCGATGACCCTCGGCTACAAACATCCGGTCGGGCCGCTGCGGCTCACCGACATCGTCGGGCTGGACGTGCGGCTCGACATCGCCGACTACCTCGCGGGCGAGCTCGGTCCGCGCTTCGAGCCTCCCGCGCTGCTGCGCCGGATGGTCGCGGACGGCCTCCTCGGCCGCAAGTCCGGGCGCGGGTTCTACGACTGGAGCGGCGACGAGGCGGCGGGCGGCTCCCCGCTCACGCGCGCTCCGGAGCGTCCACGATGA